A single region of the Gracilibacillus caseinilyticus genome encodes:
- a CDS encoding rhodanese-like domain-containing protein, which translates to MTQLYILLAILAAFILFSVYRYFKQKRILKALSENDFREGYRKAQLIDVREPKEFDGGHILGARNIPLTQLKQRLTELRKDKPVYLYCQSGSRSMRAALILDKQGYKDLYQLQGGYKKWTGKIKKTKK; encoded by the coding sequence ATGACACAATTATACATCTTACTAGCTATCCTAGCTGCCTTTATTCTGTTTAGCGTGTATCGATACTTTAAACAAAAAAGAATTTTAAAGGCGCTTTCCGAAAATGATTTTCGCGAAGGATACCGTAAAGCACAGCTGATCGATGTTCGTGAACCGAAAGAATTCGATGGTGGTCATATTCTTGGAGCCCGGAACATACCGTTAACCCAGCTGAAACAAAGATTGACAGAACTTCGAAAAGATAAACCAGTTTATCTTTACTGTCAATCCGGATCACGATCGATGCGAGCTGCATTAATCCTGGATAAACAAGGCTACAAAGATTTGTACCAACTGCAAGGTGGCTACAAAAAGTGGACAGGTAAAATTAAG